CGTCGCTGGCCCACGCCATCGTGACGCACGCGCGATCCGGCGAGACGGAAGCGGAGGTTCAGGCAGTCATCGACCACGGACTCGCCAATCTCTACTAAACCGCGATCGCTCATCAATGGAGCCAGTTCGTGCGCCCGATGCAGCCCGTTCCCACCGCGAAACTTCTCACCTCCGTCGCCGTTGAATCGCGGCTGAGGACAGGCCATGCCAATCAAGGACCAAATCAAGAATTTCGCGAAGAAGCTGGTGGTGGAGCGTCCCGATCCCCCCACGCTACGGGCCCTGGTGTCGGCTCGCAAGCCTGCGGCCATCCATTTTCGGGACGATGGCATCGTGCCGAACAACCCTCATCTTCCCATGCTGCTCTATCGCGGGGCGGTGAATCTCAAGTCCCGGCGCTTTCCTCCCGATGTCGTCATCGACACGCTGTTCGATATGAACGGCTGGGGCCGGTCATGGCGCGATACGGTTTACGATTTCGTCCACTATCATTCGCAAATTCATGAAGTGATGGGCGTTGCGCGCGGCACGGCGCGGATCGAGTGCGGTGGGGTCAAAGGTCGCATCTTGCGCCTGAAGGCCGGCGACGTTGCGGTGCTGCCGGCAGGCACTGGCCACCGGCTGATCGAGGCCAGCCGCGACTTTCTGGTCGTCGGGGCGTATCCCCAAACCGGGACGTATGACGAGTGCACCGACACGCGCGAGCGTCCCGACGCCATCAAGCGCATTGCCAAGGTCC
This genomic stretch from Bradyrhizobium daqingense harbors:
- a CDS encoding cupin, with the translated sequence MPIKDQIKNFAKKLVVERPDPPTLRALVSARKPAAIHFRDDGIVPNNPHLPMLLYRGAVNLKSRRFPPDVVIDTLFDMNGWGRSWRDTVYDFVHYHSQIHEVMGVARGTARIECGGVKGRILRLKAGDVAVLPAGTGHRLIEASRDFLVVGAYPQTGTYDECTDTRERPDAIKRIAKVRKPKTDPVLGARGPLLRSWRRQAART